In Helianthus annuus cultivar XRQ/B chromosome 8, HanXRQr2.0-SUNRISE, whole genome shotgun sequence, a single genomic region encodes these proteins:
- the LOC118481068 gene encoding uncharacterized protein LOC118481068 → MTAITNSCQFHGRDDEDAPAHINRITRLCSTFSIEGVNLDARYLQVFPFSLAGRAAVWFDSQPAGTFTTWAGLRDAFLAKYFSPSKASRLRDQIHSFRMEPDEPYHLAWERFQTLISRCSQHGLSDWALVEKFYNGLTPEIRARFDTSAGGQLMGKKTVAECNYLFESFAHSDMDYSTTSRTSIPVRTTSADRGVNQVSLDPSVTTVVENLRQELRQEMRQELSEIKKKVDRCEVEYIAGQSRGPTNPFNNSNSSWRGSGNSSGYFSSGNPPGFPSGQYQSRGPGFYTSSGSGQFSGSGSSGQFASGGSTQESQGSVKAPEGSMSRLEEMFAQMMTQTQAFVKNQEQTNKNNELQIKNQQAAILDLQRTVGGLAKQLQEHPPSQFSGNTFTNPAN, encoded by the exons ATGACCGCCATCACAAATTCTTGCCAGTTCCACGGTCGTGACGACGAGGATGCCCCCGCTCATATCAATCGCATCACTCGTCTCTGCAGCACCTTCTCCATTGAGGGTGTCAATCTTGATGCTAGGTATCTTCAGGTTTTCCCGTTCTCACTCGCTGGACGCGCAGCCGTCTGGTTCGATTCCCAGCCCGCTGGCACCTTCACTACTTGGGCAGGTCTTCGCGATGCATTCTTAGCCAAGTATTTTTCGCCATCCAAGGCGTCTCGCCTTCGTGACCAGATTCACTCATTTCGTATGGAGCCGGATGAGCCGTATCACTTAGCTTGGGAGCGTTTTCAAACCCTGATATCCCGTTGTTCTCAGCATGGTCTATCCGATTGGGCGTTAGTCGAGAAATTCTACAATGGTCTTACTCCTGAGATTAGAGCTCGCTTCGATACTTCAGCAGGAGGTCAGCTTATGGGAAAGAAGACGGTGGCTGAGTGCAATTATTTGTTTGAGAGCTTTGCCCACTCCGATATGGACTACAGCACTACCAGCAGGACTTCCATTCCTGTGCGTACCACCTCGGCCGATCGAGGGGTAAACCAAGTTAGCTTGGATCCATCGGTAACTACTGTAGTTGAGAATTTGAGGCAGGAGTTGAGGCAGGAGATGAGGCAGGAGTTGAGCGAGATAAAGAAGAAAGTGGATAGGTGTGAG GTGGAGTACATAGCCGGTCAGTCTAGGGGTCCCACAAATCCGTTCAATAATTCTAATTCCAGCTGGCGCGGTAGTGGTAATTCGAGTGGTTATTTTTCGTCTGGAAATCCTCCTGGATTTCCATCTGGTCAGTATCAGAGTAGAGGGCCCGGTTTTTACACGAGTTCTGGTTCAGGGCAGTTTAGTGGGTCAGGTTCGAGTGGGCAGTTTGCGAGTGGAGGATCGACTCAGGAGAGTCAAGGTAGTGTAAAGGCTCCTGAGGGTAGTATGAGCAGGTTGGAGGAGATGTTCGCTCAGATGATGACGCAGACTCAGGCATTCGTTAAAAATCAGGAGCAGACTAATAAAAATAATGAACTTCAGATCAAGAATCAGCAGGCCGCCATTCTTGATCTTCAGAGAACAGTGGGTGGGCTTGCTAAGCAGTTGCAGGAGCACCCGCCGAGTCAGTTTTCGGGAAACACCTTCACGAATCCCGCAAATTAG